CAGACGCATATAAACCTTGCGTTGGCACACGCGGCACTCCCACGGAAACAGCCCAAGCAATGGCAGGACGGAGCGTTCAAACACGCCCTCGCGCGGCAGGCGCCGAAATTCTTGATGACCACAACCGGGACACAGCCGCAACGGAATACCTCAAAGGCCTGAAAGACGGGCTAGCTCTGCAATTCAAACGGCAGGATAACCTAATCTTAGGCCTCGCGCTCGGTACGTCCGTGCACCCAACGGTTTGCCAAGAGCCGGCGCCCGCCGCGACACATGGTAATCCGGAATTCAGACCGCGAGTGGATCAGCCAGCGGGCTCACGAAGCAGGCTTCGACCTCGCCGGGATTGCCGCCGTTCCCGAAGCCGGAACGGCGGCTAATGCACAATCCAGCAACCGCTTTGCCGCCTGGATCGCTTCCGGTCATGCCGGTGAGATGGAGTGGCTCAAGCGCACAGACAGCACCGGCGAGCTTGTGCGTGGCGATCTCCGGCGGTCTATCCCGTGGGCCCACTCCGTCATCGTCTGCGCGATTAACTACAACCCCGACGCCCCGCGCTCCACTGATGCTGCACCCGCTGATGCTGGCTGGATTGCACGCTACGCCTGGAGCGGCCGCGCTCACGACACTTATCCCGGCAGCGACTACCACGATGTCCTGCTCGAAAAGCTGCGAACCGTCGAACAGAGCCTGCACGAACGCTTCGGCGCGGACCTCCAGACGCGCTGCTACGTCGATACGGGGCCCATCGTTGAGCGGGAATACGCCCACCGGGCCGGCATCGGTTGGATCGGCAAGAACGCCTGCCTGCTGAACCAGAGCCTCGGCTCCTGGCTCCTGCTCGGCGTTATCATCACCTCGCTCGATCTGCCGCGCGAAGCGTGGGCCCTCCCCGCCGCAGACCGGTGCGGCACCTGCACCCGCTGCATCGACGCCTGCCCAACCAACGCACTCATCGCACCGCGTCAGATGGACGCCTCGCTCTGCATCTCCTATCTCACGATCGAGAAGAAGGGAAGCATCGACGAGCCTTTGCGCCCGCTGATGGGCCGCAACGTCTTCGGCTGCGACATCTGCCAGGACGTCTGTCCCTGGAACCGCCGCGCTCCTGTCGCAGCATCCGACTCGCTCCCCGCAAGACCCGAACTCATCAATCCCTCACTCGATCGGCTCGGCTCGATGGACGGCCGCACCTTCAATCTCACCTTCCGCGGTTCGCCTCTCGAGCGGACTGGCCGCAAGCGCCTGCAGCGCAACGTCGCCATCGCGATGGGCAACAGCGGCGACTCGCGTTACATCCCGAAGCTCCGCGAATGGTCCAAAGGTGACGACCCTGTGCTCGCCGACGCTGCAACTTGGGGACTCGATAAACTGAACGAATGACATCCCCGCAGGAGACCGCAGCGAAACCGGATCCCAGCGGCCGCGAAATCAAAACCGAATCCTCGCCTGAACCGAAGAAGGCCGGCGAGGAGTCCGTCTCACCCAAGCTCGACAGCGCGCCTGCCGTCCCCGTCAGCGGCACTTCCGACCAGCTAAAAGCGCTCGGCCGCTATCTGCTGAAGACCGAGGTACACACCTACGCCTTCTCGGTCGCCGCGCAGGCCATTCTGTCGTTGTTTCCATTCATCGTTCTTCTGCTCACGCTTTCGCAGCGGGTCTTCCACTCGGCCCGCATGGCCGACGTCGTTGGCGAAATGATGTCCAACTTCCTGCCCAACCATCAGGACTTCGTCATGCGCAACATGCGCGTGCTCGCCTTCTCACATGCGAAGGTGAGGATTGTCTCCATCGTCATGCTGCTGATCACCGCAACTGGCGTCTTCCTCCCGCTCGAGGTCGCGTTGAACAGCGTCTGGGGCGTCAAAAAGAACCGCTCCTACCTGCAGAACCAGATCGTCTCCATCGCGCTTGCAATCGGCGTCGCCCTGCTCGCGATGGCCTCCGTCGCACTCACCGCAGCGCAGCGCACTGTGCTCGAGTGGGTCTTCTTCGGTCACACGCAGAACGCGTTCTTCGCGCTTATCGGACGCGGATTTCTTCAGATCGTCGCCCTTATTGCGAGCATTGGGCTCTTCTTCCTCATCTACTGGACGCTGCCGGCGCGCAAGATCCCCGCCCGCGCCGTTCTCCCCACTGCCATCGTCATGGGCATTCTCTGGACAGCGGCCAAGTACGTCTACATCCTTGTGCTTCCGCACCTTGATTTTCGCGCTGTCTACGGCCCCTTCGAAGTCTCCGTCGGCCTCATCACCTGGGCCTTCATCTCCGGCCTTCTACTACTCGGCGGAGCATACGTTTCCGCAACACGCCAGGCACTCCGCGAAACCCGCGAAGCCGAGCTGAAGAAAAACGAGCAGCAGTTTGAATCAACTTAATGACGCAGCGTCGGCCGCGTCCGGAACGACTTCACCGCAATGTCGTTCGGATGGTCTCCTGCCGGCAGCATCGTCACCAGTGACGGCCCATCCTTGCTCTGCATCCGGATCACCGCCACGTCCGACGAGCCCGCATCCACTGCCAGCAGCAGGTGTTCATCCGCCGAGAACGCCAGCGCATCCGGCCGCGATCCTGTACGCGCCGACGCTACGATTCGCCCATCGTCACTCGAATACAAACTCACCGAATCCGCGCCGAAGTTCGTCACGGCAAGCGTCGTATCATCGTGGCTGAAAATCCCACGCGACGGCTTCGCCCCGATCACATACGTGCCCAGCACCTCATTCGTCCACGTCGTGATCTCCGTGATCGAATCCGAGTCGAAGTTTGTCGTGAATACCTCGTATCCGTCCGGCTTCATCGCAATATGTGTCGGCGTCTTGCCCACATCCAGTAGCGTCAGCAGCTGGTCATGCTGCAGCGCAGGATCCTGCTTTCCGCGCCACGAATCCGGCGCCGCTGCCAGCCATATCGCCATCACCTGGTGACCGCCCGAGCACGCAACAAACGCCTTCGAAGAGTCCGGCAGAATCGCGATGTCCGTCGCACCCGGGCACCCTGGAAACGCATTTCGCAGCGTCAACGGCGCACCCGACGCATTGATCGAGTACACCGAAACGCTTCCCGCCTGCCCGTTCGACACAACCAGCGTGCGATTATCCGGGGACACTCGCGCCACGCCCGGCCCTTCACCCGTCGCAGCCACCGCAATCTGCCGCCGCGCGTCCAGGTCGATCACGCTCACTG
This Acidobacteriaceae bacterium DNA region includes the following protein-coding sequences:
- a CDS encoding YihY/virulence factor BrkB family protein yields the protein MTSPQETAAKPDPSGREIKTESSPEPKKAGEESVSPKLDSAPAVPVSGTSDQLKALGRYLLKTEVHTYAFSVAAQAILSLFPFIVLLLTLSQRVFHSARMADVVGEMMSNFLPNHQDFVMRNMRVLAFSHAKVRIVSIVMLLITATGVFLPLEVALNSVWGVKKNRSYLQNQIVSIALAIGVALLAMASVALTAAQRTVLEWVFFGHTQNAFFALIGRGFLQIVALIASIGLFFLIYWTLPARKIPARAVLPTAIVMGILWTAAKYVYILVLPHLDFRAVYGPFEVSVGLITWAFISGLLLLGGAYVSATRQALRETREAELKKNEQQFEST
- a CDS encoding YncE family protein, with amino-acid sequence MLAALFASASFLLAGCGHSGFPEYPANYHEFAYVTGGASNTVTVLDLVYLRRDRVLQVGRNPTGLAVNPVRNEVYAVNTGSNSVTVIDAVTNTVVATIGVRQRPYFIAVSPDGKRAYVPNSGSNTVSVIDLDARRQIAVAATGEGPGVARVSPDNRTLVVSNGQAGSVSVYSINASGAPLTLRNAFPGCPGATDIAILPDSSKAFVACSGGHQVMAIWLAAAPDSWRGKQDPALQHDQLLTLLDVGKTPTHIAMKPDGYEVFTTNFDSDSITEITTWTNEVLGTYVIGAKPSRGIFSHDDTTLAVTNFGADSVSLYSSDDGRIVASARTGSRPDALAFSADEHLLLAVDAGSSDVAVIRMQSKDGPSLVTMLPAGDHPNDIAVKSFRTRPTLRH
- the queG gene encoding tRNA epoxyqueuosine(34) reductase QueG, encoding MVIRNSDREWISQRAHEAGFDLAGIAAVPEAGTAANAQSSNRFAAWIASGHAGEMEWLKRTDSTGELVRGDLRRSIPWAHSVIVCAINYNPDAPRSTDAAPADAGWIARYAWSGRAHDTYPGSDYHDVLLEKLRTVEQSLHERFGADLQTRCYVDTGPIVEREYAHRAGIGWIGKNACLLNQSLGSWLLLGVIITSLDLPREAWALPAADRCGTCTRCIDACPTNALIAPRQMDASLCISYLTIEKKGSIDEPLRPLMGRNVFGCDICQDVCPWNRRAPVAASDSLPARPELINPSLDRLGSMDGRTFNLTFRGSPLERTGRKRLQRNVAIAMGNSGDSRYIPKLREWSKGDDPVLADAATWGLDKLNE